CTGGGCGACCCGTGCGTGGTGGCGCGCGACGTGGGCTTCGGGGCCGCCGCCGAGCTCGAGACGAACCCCGACCGCTACCCCGGCTTCCGCGTGGTGGCTACGCCGCAGCGAAGCTACCCCTACGACGCCCTGGCGGGCCACGTGCTGGGCTACGTGCAACCCGTCTCCGCCGCCGAGTACGACCGCTGGCACGAGTCGTACGGCGGCTCGGTGGCCAAGCGCTTCCTGCCCGACGACCTGATCGGGCGCAACGGCATCGAGCGCGCCTTCGACTTCGAGCTGCGCGCGGCCCGCGGCGTGCGCACGCTGGAGGTGGACGCGGCCCGCCGCACCCAGCAGGTGCTGGACGACGTGCCCGCCGTGCCGGGGGCCGACGTGTACCTCACCATAGACCGCGAGGTGCAGGCCACGGCGGAGGCGGCGCTGGAGGGGCACACGGGGTCCATCCTCCTCCTCGAGCCCGCCACCGGCCGCGTGCTGGCGATGGCCAACTCGCCCCGCTACAACCCCAACGACATGCCGCGCAACCCGCCCGACCCGAACGACAGGACGGCGCCGCTGCTCAACCGGGCCATCCAGGGCAAGTACCCGCTCGGCTCGGCCTTCAAGCTGATCGAGGCCGTCGGCGCGCTCGAGGAGAACAAGGCCCCGGCCAGCGTCGAGTGCACCGGCAGCTACCTCGGCCACCTGTGCGGCAACCACAGCGTGCCGATGCACGTCACCCTGGAGGATGCGCTCAAGCGCTCGTGCAACAGCTACTTCTACCGCACGGCCCACGAGACGCTGGGCCTCAAGGGCGTGCTCAAGTGGGCCTCGCTCTTCGGCCTCGGCCAGTGCACGGGCGTGGACCTGCCGAGCGAACGGTCGGGCCTCCTGCCCACCCCCGCCTGGAAGCTCCGCACCTACGGCGAGAGCTGGTATGCGGGCGAGACGTGCAATCTCGCCATCGGCCAGGGCGCCCTGGAGGTCACGCCGATCCAGGTCGCGCGCTTCGTGGCCGCCATCGCGAACGGCGGCCGCCTCGTGCGGCCCCGCGTGGTGGACCGCATCGTCTACCCGGACGGGAGCGAGAAGACGTTCGACGGCGGGGTGGTGGAGACCCTGCCTCTCACGCCGGCCAAGCTGGCCCGCATCCACGCGGTCATGCGCTCGGTGTGCCACGAGATCGGCGGCACGGCGCGCAAGGCGTTCGGGCGCTCGGAGGCGCAGCCCGACTTCCTCCAGGACCAGGGCTACGACGTGGCCGGAAAGACGAGCACGGCGGAGCGCGGGCGGAGCCAGGGCAACGTGGGCTGGTTCGTGGGCTTCGCGCCGTGCCGCGACCCGCGGGTCGCCTTCGTCGTGGTGCTCGAGCACACGGAGCAGGGGGTCCACGGCGCCGACGTGGCGGCCCCCCTCGCCCGCCGCCTCCTCGAGCGGCTCCCCGAGCGGTACCTGGAGGGGGTGCCGGGCCGCGAGCTGCGCGAGCAGGCGCGCCAGCGCCTGGCCGCGAAGGAGCCGCCCCGATGATCCGCCGCCTCCACGTGCAGGCCCGCGACTGGGTTTTCCTCGGCTGCATCGCCGCGCTGCTGGCGATCGGCCTGGCCTTCGTCTACAGCGCGTCGTACCGCTCCGGCCCGATGGGCGAGGGCTACTACACGTCCAGCCCCGCCAAGCAGGTGCAGTGGATCGCCTTCGGCGCGCTGGCCTTCGTGGCGCTCCTGTTCGTCAACTACCGCCACCTGCTCGAACACGCCTACGTGCTGTACCTGGTGGGCCTGGCCTCGCTCGTCTTCGTGCTCTTCTTCGGCGTCACCAGCGAGGAGATCTCCGCACGCCGCTGGATCGCGCTGGGGCCCCTCCGCGTCCAGCCCTCCGAGTTCATGAAGCTCTTCACGATCCTCGCGCTCGCGCGCTACCTGATGGACACCGAATCGCATCGCCACCTCGGCGGCCTGCTGGTGCCGTTCGCGCTCGTGCTGGCCCCGATGCTGCTGATCGTCAAGGAGCCCGACCTGGGCATGTCGCTGGTCTTCCTGCCCATCGCCCTCGCGATCCTGTACGCGGCGGCCGCCCGCCCGAGGCATCTGCTGCTGATCGTGGCCGCGCTGGCCCTCGCCGTGCCCCTGGCGTGGCCCCACCTGCGCCCGTACCAGAAGGAGCGCATCCTCGGGTTCCTGACCCAGGACGAGTCGCGCTCGCGCCAGGAGCTGCACCGCCTGGACCTCTACCAGCTCGAGCAGGCCAAGGTGGCGATCGGCTCGGGCCAGCTCTTCGGCCGCGGCTGGATGCAGGGCAGCCAGAACCGCCTGAACTTCATCCCGGCCAAGACTCGCAACAACGACTTCATCTTCGCCGTGATCTGCGAGGAGTGGGGCTTCGTGGGGGCCAACCTCGTGCTCGGCCTCTTCCTGCTGCTCCTGGCCCTCTGCGGCCGGATGGCGGAGGACGTGCATCACCCCGGCGGCCGCCTCATCGTGGTGGGCGTGGTGGCCATGCTGGGCACCCAGGCCGTCATCAACACGGCCATGGCTTCGGGCCAGATGCCCATCGTGGGCCTCACCCTGCCGCTCGTGAGCTACGGCGGCTCCTCGATCGTCGCGTCGCTCCTCGCGCTGGGGCTCGTCTTCAACGTCAGCGCCTACCGCCGCGTGAGCCTGGCCAGCGACACGCTGGACCCCGAGGCCGAGGCCCGCCGCGAACTGGCCCCCATCCCCGAAGAGAGTTTCATGCGGACCTGACCGGCCCGCGGCAAGGATGCGCCCCGTGGCTACCCCGTACGACGACTTTCTGCTCCGCGTGCAACAGCCGGCCCAGTACACGGGCGGCGAGTGGAACGTCGTGACCAAGGACCACGCTGCCGTGGACCTCACCTTCGCTCTCGCCTTCCCCGACACCTACGCCATCGGGATGTCGCACCTGGGCCTGGCCATCCTCTACGACGTGCTGAACCGCCAGCCGCACATCGCCGCCGAGCGCGCCTTCATGCCGCTGCCCGACATGCAGGCCGCGATGGCCGCCCGCTCCCTGCCCCTGGCGAGCCTGGAGACGCGCACGCCGCTGGCCGCCTTCGACGCCGTGGGCTTCTCCCTCCAGTACGAGATGGGCTACACGAACGTCCTGGCGATGCTCGCGCTCGCGGGCATTCCCCTGCGGGCCGCCGAGCGGGGCGACGGCTGCCCCCTCATCGTGGCCGGCGGCCCGGGCGCGATGGCCCCGGAGCCGCTGGCCCCGTTCATAGACCTCTTCGCCGTCGGCGACGGCGAGGAGATGGCGCTCGCCCTGGCCGAGGCCATTCGCGCGACGCGCGGGCGCCCGCGGGCCGAGCGCCTCGCGGCCATCGCCAGGTCCGCCCCGCACTTCTACGCGCCGGCGCTCTACCGCGAGGAGCGCGACGCCCGCGGCGCGTTCCTCGGCCTCCGGCCCCTGGCGCCGGGCGTGCCCGCCACGGTCCGTCGGGCCGTGGTGGACGACCTCGACGCGGCGCCCTACCCCGAGCGCCCCCTCGTGCCCCTCGTGGAGACGGTGCACGATCGCATCACGCTGGAGATCATGCGCGGCTGCACCCAGGGCTGCCGCTTCTGCCAGGCGGGCATGACGCGGCGGCCGGCGCGCGCGCGGTCCGTCGAGCGCCTGCGCCAGATCGCCTGCGCCGCCTACGACGCCACCGGGCACAGCGAGATCAGCCTCGCCTCGCTCTCCTCCAGCGACCACCCCGAGCTGCGCGCGCTCCTTGCCGCCCTGGCCGCGGCCTTCGAGCCCAAGGGCGTCAACCTCGCGCTCTCGTCGCTGCGGGTGGACGACCAGCTCTCGGACCTGCCGGCCCTCGTCCGCGGCGTGCGCAAGGCGGGCCTCACCATCGCGCCCGAGGCCGCGCGCGACGAGTTGCGCCGCCGCATCAACAAGAACATCACCACCGACGACCTTCTGCACGGCGCCCGCCAGGCCTACCAGCAAGGCTGGCGCGCCATCAAGCTCTACTTCATGATCGGCCTGCCCGGCGAGACCGACGACGACGTGGACGCCATCGCCGACCTCGCCCACGAGGTGTCGGCCCAGCGCGGCGGGCGCGGCGGCGACGTGAACGTCTCCGTCTCCTCCTTCGTCCCCAAGCCCCACACCCCGTTCCAGTGGGAGCCGATGGACGAGCCCGAGGTGCTCCACGCCAAGCAGGCCCGCCTCCGCTCGCGCGCCCGCGGCCGCCGCGTGCGGTTCAAGTTCCACAACGTCGAGCGCAGCCAGATCGAGGGGGTGCTCAGCCGCGGCGACCGGCGCGTCGCGGAGGCGCTCTACCGGGCCTGGCAACTCGGCGCCCAGCTCGATGCCTGGGACGAGCACTTCCGCCATCCCCTCTGGCTCCAGGCGTTCGAGGACACAGGCGTCCGCCCCGCCGACTACGCCGGCCGCCGATGGGCCGAAGACGAGGCCCTGCCCTGGGACCACATTGACGCGGGCGTGACCAAGCGCTTCCTGCTCGCCGAGAAGCGCCGGGCCGAGCGCGGCGAGACGACCCCCGACTGCCGCCTCAGCGTGTGCCCCAACTGCGGCGCCTGCGTGCGGGCGAAGCCCGAGCCCCCGTGAGGAGCACACTCGTGCGCGAACGCGCCGTCGCCTTCCACAGCCCCGCGCGCCTCGTGGGCATCCTCGCCGAGCCCGAGCCGGCGACCGAGGCCCGCGGCCTCGGGGTCGTCTTCCTGCACGGCTGGACCGGCTACCGGGTGGGGCCGCACCGCATCTTCGTCGAGGCCGCCCGCCGCCTCGCCGCCGCGGGCTGCCACACCCTGCGGTTCGATTTCCGCGGCCGCGGCGACAGCGAAGGCGACCACGAGGCGACCACCCTCGACCAGATGATCGAGGACGCCCGGGCGGCCCGCCGCCTGCTCGCCGAGCAGCCGGGCGTGCGGCGCACCTTCTGGTGCGGCCTGTGCTCGGGCGGCAACGTCACCCTGGGCGCCGCGTCGCTCGACAAGGACGTGGACGGCCTGATCCTCTGGTCCACTCCCCTCTTCGCGCCCGACAAGACCGCCCATCAGGAGGTCCGCCGCCGCGGCCTGTTCCTCGGCGAGTATCTGCGCAAGCTCTTCCGCCGCGAGACCTACGTCAAGCTCATCCGGGGCCGGCTGCGCTTCGGCCTGATCGCCCGCGTGCTGCTCGGGCGCCGGAGGCCCGCCGCGGGGGCGCGCGACCCGCGGGATTCGGCCCGCCACATCATGCGCGACCTGCGCGGCTACCACGGGCCGGCGCTGTTCATCTACGGCAGCCGCGACGACGAGGCGGTGGGGGCGCCCGAGTTCTACCGGCGCTATTGCGAAGAGAACGGCATCCCCGCCGCGTTCCACACGATCGAGGGGGCGAACCACAGCTTCTACTCGGTGGCGTGGCAGGACGAGGTGATCGGGCTGACCGAGCGCTGGCTGCTCGCGGCGGGGGGAAAATAGAGGGACCTCCCCGCGGGCGGAGGCCCGGGGGAGGTCCCTCTATGTCCTCGAAGACCTGGCGGTCTAGAGGTCCTGCGGCTTCACGGTGGCGCGCTTGTTGGCCTTGGCGCGCTCGATGGCCTTGGCGACCATGCACGCGACGGCGGCATTGAGCGCATCGAGGAGTTCGCTGGACATCATGGCGCCCTTGGCGCGAATGAGTGCCCGCACCTTGCTGCCCACGACGACGGGCTCGGCCTTCGCTGCCTTCTTTGCCATTCTCGTATGCACCCCCTACTAAGGTTGCCGAGACCTGAGGCCGCGTGCCCCCGTTGGGCCGCAGGCCCGCGTTCTCACACGCCCCTGTATATACTGGCTGGGGGGCGTCTTGTCAAGCACTAATTTGCGAAAATCTGCGGTTGTTCGCCATTCCGGAGCGTTTCGCGGGCGCCCAGGGCACGCGGGCAGGCGCCGCCGCCTCACGCCTCCTTGAAGATGGCCGGCATCCGGGGGTCGGCCGCCAGGTCGTGCTCGGGCGCGGGCACCGCCTCCAGGAGGCGGTCCACCAGCGTGTCGGGCGTCACGCCCTCGGCCTCCGCGTTGAAATTGGTGATGATGCGGTGGCGCAGCACGGGGTGCGCCACCGCGCGGATGTCGTCGGTGGCCACATAGGTGCGCCCGTTGAGCACGGCGCGCGCCTTGCCGCCCAGGATCATATACTGGCCGGCCCGTGGCCCCGCGCCCCAGCGCACGTAGCGCCGGATGAAGTCGGGCGCCTCGGCCGCCGGAAGCCGGGTGGCGCGCGCCAGCCGCATGGCGTAGCGGATCACGTGCTCGGCGATCGGCACCTTGAGCACGAGGCCCTGGAGGGCGATGATCTCCTGCGCATTCAGCACCTGCTCGAGCTCGGCCCGGAACGGCGCCGTGGTGAGCCGCAGGATGTCGAACTCCTCCTGCTCGCTCGGATAGTCCACGATGATCTCGAACATGAAGCGGTCGAGCTGGGCCTCGGGCAGCGGGTACGTGCCCTCCTGCTCGATCGGGTTCTGGGTGGCCAGCACGAAGAAGGGGTCGGGCAGCGGCCGCTTCTCGCCCCCGGCCGTCACCTGCCGCTCCTGCATGGCCTCGAGCAGGGCCGCCTGAGTCTTCGGCGGCGTGCGGTTGATCTCGTCGGCCAGGATCACGTTGGCGAAGATCGGGCCCTTGAGGAAGCGGAACGAGCGCTCGCCCGTGCTGCGGTCCTCCATGATCACCTCGGTGCCCGTGATGTCCGACGGCATGAGGTCGGGGGTGAACTGCACGCGGCTGAAGCCGAGGTCGAGCGCCCGCGCGAGGGTGCTGACCATGAGCGTCTTGGCCAGCCCGGGCACCCCCACGAGCAGGCCGTGCCCGCGCGCGAAGATGGCGATGAGCAGATGCTCGATCACCTGCTCCTGGCCCACGATCACCTTGCCCAGCTCCGCGCGGAGGCGGCCGTAGGCGCGGTTGAGCTTCTCGACGGCCTCCAGCTCGGAATCGGCGGCCGCCAGCGGAAGGACGCCCTCGGGGGGCTCGGGTGACGACATGCGGAGTCTCCTATGGGGTCACACGCCGGCCCCCTCCTCAGGGGCCGGTCAGCGGAACACTCGGCCGCGGCCTCAGGGCGCCCCCCGCAGCCGCACGAGGCGGAACCGTGCCGGGTGGCTCGGCACGTCGTCGGCCAGCCAGGGCGCGGGACGCACGGTGCGCGCGTCATCCTCCACCACGGCGCACAACGACCCGTCCAGCCGGACGAGGCCCGCGCAGCCGCCGGCCCCCAGCATCAGGCTCTGCTGCGGCGAGCCGTTCACCTTGTCCAGCGCCAGCACCTGCGCCAGGCGGGCGCCGCCGGGGTCGGCCACGGTGAGGCCCAGCGCGATGGCCGCGCCGCTGGCCTCCCAGGCCGCGAGCTCCTGCTGCCGCGTCAGAACGTGCGACCAGGCGACCTGCCCGGTCGAGGCCTCCAGCCGCCGCACGGTCACGCGCGCGGCCTGGCGCGAGGCCAGGAACAGGGCGTCGGCGCCCACGTCCAGAAACAGCACCCGCTCGCCGCGGGCCATCGCCAGCGACCAGGCGGGGTCGCCGCTGGCCAGTTGGCGGCACTCGATGGCCTCGCCCCCCTGGTCGTCCACGCCCAGCGCCACCAGGCGGTCAGCGGCCGCCCACACCTGCCGGGCAGCGAAGTTGTTCACGCGCACGATCCAGGCCGCTCGGCGGCTCGGGCCATCGTAGCAGCCGAGCTGCGAGCCCATAGCGTAGCACAGGCGCCCGCGCCTGTCCAGAGCCACCGTGGGCGGGCCTGCGGCGTGCGGCTCCGTGGCCTCGAAAAGCGGGTGGCCGTCCAGCGGGTTCAGCACGCGCACCGTGGCGGGCCGCGACGTGGCCAGCGCCAGGCCGAGTTCGCCCAGCTCCACGTCGTGGACCACGGGCTCCTCGATTCGCGAGGCCCACAGACGCCTCCCCGTGGCGGAGTCCAGTGCGGTGAGGCGCCCGCGCGTGTCGGCCAGCGCCACGATGCCGGGGGCGGCGGCGGTGGTCCGCGGCGCGCCGTCGTCCGATGGCTCCGAGGGGCCTTCGGCGGCGAACGACCACGCGACGTCGCCTCGCGCGAGTGCGATGGCCTCCACGCGGGTCGCCTTGCGCACGATGGCGCGCCCGTCCACCACGCCGGCCAGGGCTGCCGGCGGCAGCCGGGCGTCATCGCCCAGGCTGGGGCGTGCCCCAAGGGTCAACGCCACGGGGACCACGGCATCGCCCCGCGCGATCTCCAGGCGCACGGACGCGCCGGCCCGCCGCTCGGTGCACAGGGCGATGAGTTCCTGGGCGTCGCGCAGGCGCTTGCCGTCGAAGGCCACGAGCACGTCGCCGCTGCGGAGCCCGGCGCGTTCGGCGGGGGCGTCCTCCGCCTCGCTCACCGTGCTCACGATGCGCACGCCGCCGCCCGGGCGGTCGGCGTCCACAATGCGGATGCCGATCCAGCCGGGCCGGTCGGCCCAGCGCGCCGAGCCGTCGGCCAGTTCCCGGCACTCCAGCGAGCGCCCGGCGAGCACGAAGAAGGTCTGGGCGTCGCCAGGGACGGCCTGGAGGCTCGGGGCGCCATAGGTCGGCCTCACCGACCAGAGTTCCTGGAACGGCGGCTTCAGGGCCTCGGCGACGGCGGGAAGGGCGAAGCGGCTGTCGAGCTTCAGGAGGGCCTCGGCGTCGCGGGCCTCGGGATGCCCGGGGTAGAGGCGCCGGAGCCGCTCGGCCGCGCCTCGGGCCATCAGGCTGGCGCCGTCGCGGGCGTAGGCGGCGGCGAGGCGCCGCAACGCGCCGGGCGAAGCCTCGGCCTCGGGGTACTCGCTGACCAGTTGGTGGAGCCACAGGCGCGCCTCGGCGCGGTTGCCGGCGGCGTCGGCCCGGTCGGCCAGCCGCCGCAGCGCGGCGGGCGCGCTCAGGCTGTTGGGATAGCGCTTCACGACGGCCGCGAGGTCGGGCTCGCCGCCGCGTTCGAGCGCCGCCGCGGCCTGGCGGTCGAATGCCTCGTAGGGCTGGCGGCCCGCCGCGCGCAACAGGGCGTCGAGCGCCGCGCGCGCGGCCTCCCAGGACGCCTCGCCCGGCTCGCCGGCGGCCAGAACCTCCTGGCACGCCGCCGCCTCGCGGTCCCAGCGGCGCAGGCGGTGCGCGAGCGCGGCGGCTCGGAGGAGCAAGGCCGCCCGCTCGGACCCGGGCGGCAGGTGCACGAGCGCGGCCTCGCAGCTTTCGAGGGCCGGGGCGAGGCGTCCCGCCGCCTCGTGGCGGGCCGCCATTTCGCCGTGGCAAGCGGCCAGCCTCCGCTGCGCGTCCGCGAGCACGGCGGCGTCCACAGAGCCCGGCCTGCGTGCTGCCGCTTCCACGACCCGGGAGAGGGCCTGGATCGCCGCGGGCGCGTCGCCCGCCCACTGCTGCTCTTGGCCCAGCGCGTAGCACGCGAGGGGTTCGCCGGGGTCCGCGGCGAGCTGCCGCTCGATGGCGGCCAGGCGATTCAGCGGGGCGAACACGCTGAGGCTGTACGGGGTCGCCACGAAGAGCTTGCCCGCGGCGACGAGCAGATCGCGGGAGAGCGGGTCGCCCCCCTGCCCCGCCGAAGCCGCGAGATCGCCGCGGCGGATCTGGGCCAGCTCGCCCCCGGTCGCGCAGTCGAGGAACACGATGCCGCCCGCCACCGCCACGTGCAGGACGCGCCCGGCGACGATGGGTCGCCCGGCGGCCGACGACGGGAGCGGCACCTGCCACTCGACCTCTCCGCGCGGCCCGAGGCAGGCGGCGTCGGCGCCGACCACATAGACGCGCCCCCCGCGCGCTCCGGCCACGTAGCGGTGGTCGCCGCGCTCGCTCCGCCAGAGGAGCCGGCCCGTATCGGCGTCCATCGCGTAGAGATAGTCGGAATCGGGCGGCGTGACGTAGGCCACGCCGTCGGCCACCTGCGGGGTCCAGCTCCGCCAGCCGTCGTGCCGGTACCAGCGCCAACCGGCGCGGCGGCTCGCCACCTGGTCGTAGCGCGAGAGCCAGCGGAGGGCGCCCGAGGCGGTCTCGACGCCCGCC
This genomic stretch from Planctomycetota bacterium harbors:
- a CDS encoding penicillin-binding transpeptidase domain-containing protein, translating into MFRFRMRVVLILLFGGFLMVSTRLFYLQVVRGAHYRDYADNVRVETRWTEASRGAIRGSGGELLAFEQPGFNVAIVPADLPGGQALCRPVLKLYTLARRERITSVRDVSVMVRSAARGEGYEVSFGLAATFLRLDGTDLVEREEHGTALVVVPRGAGALVDAVAELTKTPAREMLRALFQGLALVGRGWQRLGDPCVVARDVGFGAAAELETNPDRYPGFRVVATPQRSYPYDALAGHVLGYVQPVSAAEYDRWHESYGGSVAKRFLPDDLIGRNGIERAFDFELRAARGVRTLEVDAARRTQQVLDDVPAVPGADVYLTIDREVQATAEAALEGHTGSILLLEPATGRVLAMANSPRYNPNDMPRNPPDPNDRTAPLLNRAIQGKYPLGSAFKLIEAVGALEENKAPASVECTGSYLGHLCGNHSVPMHVTLEDALKRSCNSYFYRTAHETLGLKGVLKWASLFGLGQCTGVDLPSERSGLLPTPAWKLRTYGESWYAGETCNLAIGQGALEVTPIQVARFVAAIANGGRLVRPRVVDRIVYPDGSEKTFDGGVVETLPLTPAKLARIHAVMRSVCHEIGGTARKAFGRSEAQPDFLQDQGYDVAGKTSTAERGRSQGNVGWFVGFAPCRDPRVAFVVVLEHTEQGVHGADVAAPLARRLLERLPERYLEGVPGRELREQARQRLAAKEPPR
- a CDS encoding PQQ-binding-like beta-propeller repeat protein: MRLPHLIAVLLIGGLLAAAAPEGAPSASHGLREVRECLEAALGGVPRATPQPEPAGDVTVDYSATARAVAVLDEALRAEQDRHWRRAADLYQRLLDEAPEALCHPSPRLYVPIREHVEERLAGFPPEGLAAYRQQVDRLAQSQYAAAVEHGDLAGVAAVAARFLLSSSGDNALDRLATAWLARGEPGRALRAWRRLLALCPDSDVAPAPLAAKLAVCLAQLQASGAAAALLRAAAERLGPDAKLAIAGQATDLASLAGALAARPPRAEEDGEWPVTGGDAAQSRVPPSAIRPGMLLWADVVQPREASRAAAEPRARLFVDGEGTAPEPSVRVLPIVSNGVAVYPTRSGVVAREAATGKLRWEWPWLGDPRDWRGGGPFMIPGSYSGAWSCSASGLQVFCSIPMQVVAARGEAGVGGDLVALDARTGAPRWRCSALSLLPADRAAGGWFVSAPLPLGERLIVGVRGGAGGDDFYLCGLRADDGGLLWRTFIAARPSDPLFRFGRYEPWFEGMAAESRGLAIACSGGGIVAGVETASGALRWLSRYDQVASRRAGWRWYRHDGWRSWTPQVADGVAYVTPPDSDYLYAMDADTGRLLWRSERGDHRYVAGARGGRVYVVGADAACLGPRGEVEWQVPLPSSAAGRPIVAGRVLHVAVAGGIVFLDCATGGELAQIRRGDLAASAGQGGDPLSRDLLVAAGKLFVATPYSLSVFAPLNRLAAIERQLAADPGEPLACYALGQEQQWAGDAPAAIQALSRVVEAAARRPGSVDAAVLADAQRRLAACHGEMAARHEAAGRLAPALESCEAALVHLPPGSERAALLLRAAALAHRLRRWDREAAACQEVLAAGEPGEASWEAARAALDALLRAAGRQPYEAFDRQAAAALERGGEPDLAAVVKRYPNSLSAPAALRRLADRADAAGNRAEARLWLHQLVSEYPEAEASPGALRRLAAAYARDGASLMARGAAERLRRLYPGHPEARDAEALLKLDSRFALPAVAEALKPPFQELWSVRPTYGAPSLQAVPGDAQTFFVLAGRSLECRELADGSARWADRPGWIGIRIVDADRPGGGVRIVSTVSEAEDAPAERAGLRSGDVLVAFDGKRLRDAQELIALCTERRAGASVRLEIARGDAVVPVALTLGARPSLGDDARLPPAALAGVVDGRAIVRKATRVEAIALARGDVAWSFAAEGPSEPSDDGAPRTTAAAPGIVALADTRGRLTALDSATGRRLWASRIEEPVVHDVELGELGLALATSRPATVRVLNPLDGHPLFEATEPHAAGPPTVALDRRGRLCYAMGSQLGCYDGPSRRAAWIVRVNNFAARQVWAAADRLVALGVDDQGGEAIECRQLASGDPAWSLAMARGERVLFLDVGADALFLASRQAARVTVRRLEASTGQVAWSHVLTRQQELAAWEASGAAIALGLTVADPGGARLAQVLALDKVNGSPQQSLMLGAGGCAGLVRLDGSLCAVVEDDARTVRPAPWLADDVPSHPARFRLVRLRGAP
- a CDS encoding TIGR03960 family B12-binding radical SAM protein, which gives rise to MATPYDDFLLRVQQPAQYTGGEWNVVTKDHAAVDLTFALAFPDTYAIGMSHLGLAILYDVLNRQPHIAAERAFMPLPDMQAAMAARSLPLASLETRTPLAAFDAVGFSLQYEMGYTNVLAMLALAGIPLRAAERGDGCPLIVAGGPGAMAPEPLAPFIDLFAVGDGEEMALALAEAIRATRGRPRAERLAAIARSAPHFYAPALYREERDARGAFLGLRPLAPGVPATVRRAVVDDLDAAPYPERPLVPLVETVHDRITLEIMRGCTQGCRFCQAGMTRRPARARSVERLRQIACAAYDATGHSEISLASLSSSDHPELRALLAALAAAFEPKGVNLALSSLRVDDQLSDLPALVRGVRKAGLTIAPEAARDELRRRINKNITTDDLLHGARQAYQQGWRAIKLYFMIGLPGETDDDVDAIADLAHEVSAQRGGRGGDVNVSVSSFVPKPHTPFQWEPMDEPEVLHAKQARLRSRARGRRVRFKFHNVERSQIEGVLSRGDRRVAEALYRAWQLGAQLDAWDEHFRHPLWLQAFEDTGVRPADYAGRRWAEDEALPWDHIDAGVTKRFLLAEKRRAERGETTPDCRLSVCPNCGACVRAKPEPP
- a CDS encoding MoxR family ATPase, with the translated sequence MSSPEPPEGVLPLAAADSELEAVEKLNRAYGRLRAELGKVIVGQEQVIEHLLIAIFARGHGLLVGVPGLAKTLMVSTLARALDLGFSRVQFTPDLMPSDITGTEVIMEDRSTGERSFRFLKGPIFANVILADEINRTPPKTQAALLEAMQERQVTAGGEKRPLPDPFFVLATQNPIEQEGTYPLPEAQLDRFMFEIIVDYPSEQEEFDILRLTTAPFRAELEQVLNAQEIIALQGLVLKVPIAEHVIRYAMRLARATRLPAAEAPDFIRRYVRWGAGPRAGQYMILGGKARAVLNGRTYVATDDIRAVAHPVLRHRIITNFNAEAEGVTPDTLVDRLLEAVPAPEHDLAADPRMPAIFKEA
- a CDS encoding alpha/beta fold hydrolase, which translates into the protein MRERAVAFHSPARLVGILAEPEPATEARGLGVVFLHGWTGYRVGPHRIFVEAARRLAAAGCHTLRFDFRGRGDSEGDHEATTLDQMIEDARAARRLLAEQPGVRRTFWCGLCSGGNVTLGAASLDKDVDGLILWSTPLFAPDKTAHQEVRRRGLFLGEYLRKLFRRETYVKLIRGRLRFGLIARVLLGRRRPAAGARDPRDSARHIMRDLRGYHGPALFIYGSRDDEAVGAPEFYRRYCEENGIPAAFHTIEGANHSFYSVAWQDEVIGLTERWLLAAGGK
- a CDS encoding FtsW/RodA/SpoVE family cell cycle protein, coding for MIRRLHVQARDWVFLGCIAALLAIGLAFVYSASYRSGPMGEGYYTSSPAKQVQWIAFGALAFVALLFVNYRHLLEHAYVLYLVGLASLVFVLFFGVTSEEISARRWIALGPLRVQPSEFMKLFTILALARYLMDTESHRHLGGLLVPFALVLAPMLLIVKEPDLGMSLVFLPIALAILYAAAARPRHLLLIVAALALAVPLAWPHLRPYQKERILGFLTQDESRSRQELHRLDLYQLEQAKVAIGSGQLFGRGWMQGSQNRLNFIPAKTRNNDFIFAVICEEWGFVGANLVLGLFLLLLALCGRMAEDVHHPGGRLIVVGVVAMLGTQAVINTAMASGQMPIVGLTLPLVSYGGSSIVASLLALGLVFNVSAYRRVSLASDTLDPEAEARRELAPIPEESFMRT